From the genome of Halonatronomonas betaini, one region includes:
- a CDS encoding nitronate monooxygenase, giving the protein MKFPDLRIGDLNPEFPIIQGGMAIEVSMAELAAAVAEEGGIGLIAGTAISPEKLKEEIKKARAMTDGIIGVNIMFAASEFLDLLKTSIENGIDVIVSGAGFSRDMFTLGKEAGIPVVPIVSSLKLARISEKLGASAIVVEGGDAGGHLGTAEKSATLLEKIKGKVSIPIITAGDIVTPADVKDAFKRGADGVQMGTRFLASKESSVDEYFKQLCVECNFKDLKKIISSVGLPAMAIDNELVEQILNGEAPAPENCIDCLKKCSKEFCVRELLIKGKEGNKDEGLFFSGAGIGKIKEILSVKEIFARIKAEMAD; this is encoded by the coding sequence ATTAAGTTTCCAGATTTAAGAATAGGAGATTTGAATCCTGAGTTCCCAATTATTCAGGGTGGTATGGCAATTGAGGTATCGATGGCAGAGCTGGCAGCAGCTGTTGCTGAAGAAGGTGGAATTGGTCTGATTGCTGGAACTGCGATTTCTCCTGAGAAATTAAAGGAAGAGATCAAGAAAGCCAGAGCTATGACAGATGGCATTATTGGAGTTAATATAATGTTTGCTGCTTCAGAGTTTCTGGATCTATTAAAGACTTCGATTGAGAATGGAATTGATGTGATTGTTTCAGGAGCTGGTTTTTCCAGGGATATGTTTACCCTGGGTAAAGAGGCTGGTATTCCAGTTGTGCCGATTGTATCATCGCTAAAACTTGCAAGAATTTCTGAGAAATTAGGAGCCTCTGCAATTGTTGTTGAAGGAGGAGATGCCGGCGGGCATTTAGGAACAGCTGAAAAGAGTGCAACTTTGCTTGAAAAAATTAAAGGCAAGGTTTCTATTCCTATTATTACAGCCGGTGATATTGTTACCCCTGCTGATGTTAAAGATGCCTTTAAAAGAGGTGCTGATGGAGTTCAGATGGGGACCAGATTTCTGGCTTCTAAGGAGTCAAGTGTTGATGAGTATTTTAAGCAATTATGTGTTGAATGTAATTTTAAAGATTTGAAAAAGATTATTAGTTCAGTTGGTCTGCCTGCAATGGCTATTGATAATGAACTGGTTGAGCAGATCCTAAATGGTGAAGCACCAGCACCTGAAAACTGTATAGACTGTCTTAAAAAATGCAGTAAAGAATTCTGTGTCAGGGAATTATTAATCAAAGGAAAAGAGGGCAATAAAGATGAAGGCCTCTTCTTTTCAGGTGCCGGAATTGGTAAAATCAAAGAGATACTTTCTGTAAAAGAGATCTTTGCAAGGATTAAGGCTGAAATGGCTGATTAA
- a CDS encoding DEAD/DEAH box helicase → MNKIKFTELGLSYEILKAVDDMGFEVATPIQKNAIPEIMQGKDIIGRAQTGTGKTAAFGIPLLEKIDENLKKPQAIILCPTRELAIQVSRELKNLARYKHGIQTLPVYGGQSIGKQIQALNRGAQIIIGTPGRVMDHMRRGTLKLNNIDFLVLDEVDVMLDMGFIDDIETILRDIPEDRQTLFFSATIPKSIHKLSKRYQKNSQFIKVAKEKMTVPSIDQYYLKIKRKNKFMALTRLLEYHNPNLALVFCNTRKMVDELTSELMADGYLVDGLHGGLNQNQRDRVMSAFRDKRIKVLVATDVAARGIDVDNVEAVFNFELPQDTDYYVHRIGRTGRAGNSGKAFSFVARRDNNQLKKIRRHTKSRIDQGNIPTLNDIEKIKFKHLIDDIAEYIETEDLSKYLNMIENSLNNDYSVKEIAAALLKKSLTQQEEEAENIENFGDTGAEPGMVRLFINAGSRDKLTPGHVVGTIAGESGIAGGNIGAIDIYENFSFVEVPREDGQQVLTTMNNNFIKGKKINMEPAQAK, encoded by the coding sequence TTGAATAAAATTAAATTTACAGAGTTAGGGCTTTCATATGAAATATTGAAAGCAGTTGATGATATGGGGTTTGAAGTAGCAACTCCAATCCAGAAAAATGCAATCCCGGAAATTATGCAGGGCAAAGATATAATCGGGAGAGCTCAAACAGGAACAGGCAAAACTGCAGCATTTGGAATCCCCTTATTAGAAAAAATTGATGAAAACTTAAAAAAACCCCAGGCAATTATTTTATGTCCAACTAGAGAATTGGCCATCCAGGTTAGCAGAGAACTAAAGAATCTAGCCCGGTATAAGCATGGTATTCAGACTTTACCAGTTTATGGTGGCCAGAGTATTGGCAAGCAGATCCAGGCCTTAAATAGAGGAGCCCAGATAATTATTGGAACTCCTGGCCGGGTAATGGATCATATGCGAAGAGGTACCTTAAAGCTTAACAACATAGATTTTCTTGTTTTAGATGAAGTCGATGTTATGCTGGATATGGGCTTTATTGATGATATCGAGACTATTTTAAGAGATATACCTGAAGATAGACAGACTCTATTCTTTTCAGCAACTATCCCAAAATCTATCCATAAATTAAGCAAAAGATATCAGAAAAATTCCCAATTCATAAAAGTAGCCAAAGAAAAAATGACAGTCCCAAGTATTGATCAATATTATTTAAAAATAAAGAGAAAAAATAAATTTATGGCCCTAACTAGATTGCTGGAATACCACAATCCTAATCTAGCACTGGTATTCTGCAATACCAGAAAAATGGTTGACGAACTCACCTCTGAACTAATGGCTGACGGCTATTTAGTTGATGGTCTCCATGGAGGTTTAAATCAAAATCAGAGAGATAGAGTAATGTCAGCATTTAGAGATAAGAGAATAAAAGTTTTAGTAGCTACTGATGTTGCAGCCAGAGGAATCGATGTTGATAATGTAGAGGCAGTCTTTAACTTTGAACTACCACAGGATACTGATTATTATGTCCATCGGATTGGCAGAACAGGTAGAGCAGGTAACAGTGGCAAAGCCTTCTCCTTTGTAGCTCGAAGAGACAATAACCAATTAAAGAAAATCCGCCGCCATACAAAAAGCCGGATTGACCAGGGTAATATACCTACATTAAATGATATTGAGAAAATCAAATTCAAACATTTAATTGATGATATCGCAGAATATATTGAAACTGAAGATCTAAGTAAGTATTTAAATATGATCGAAAACTCCCTTAATAATGATTATTCAGTTAAGGAAATCGCCGCAGCCCTATTAAAGAAATCTTTAACCCAGCAGGAAGAAGAAGCTGAAAACATCGAAAACTTCGGTGATACAGGAGCAGAGCCTGGAATGGTTCGCCTCTTTATAAATGCAGGTAGCAGAGATAAATTAACTCCAGGCCATGTTGTTGGAACAATTGCTGGAGAATCCGGAATAGCCGGCGGAAACATTGGAGCCATCGATATCTATGAAAACTTTAGCTTTGTTGAAGTTCCAAGAGAAGATGGTCAGCAGGTATTAACAACTATGAATAATAACTTTATTAAAGGTAAAAAAATCAATATGGAACCTGCTCAAGCTAAATAA
- a CDS encoding SagB/ThcOx family dehydrogenase encodes MEKDVKEFLEATYYGNLSPSDQSKEMPSPSMINQPENIIESFKLPDPEKINLPEKNIINILEERRTRRAYSNALLNKNDLSLLLYYTQGIKKTLSDGRNMRTVPSAGARHPFETYFYLNKSKELPNGLYYYNPLEHEIFLINHQNLTEELIEGAIGQKFIKGAAAIFCWVANYYRTAWRYSERSFRYIHLDGGHICQNLYLIAEALNYGVCAIAAYDDKKMNKLLNLNSDDRFIAYMASLGGQKN; translated from the coding sequence ATGGAAAAAGATGTTAAAGAATTCCTGGAAGCAACCTATTACGGAAACTTAAGTCCTTCTGATCAGAGTAAAGAAATGCCATCCCCTTCAATGATAAATCAACCAGAAAATATTATTGAAAGCTTTAAGTTGCCTGATCCAGAAAAAATTAATCTCCCTGAAAAAAATATTATTAATATTTTAGAAGAAAGACGAACAAGAAGAGCTTACAGTAACGCTTTATTAAATAAAAATGATCTTTCACTTTTATTATACTATACACAGGGGATTAAAAAAACTCTGTCTGATGGAAGAAATATGAGAACTGTTCCTTCAGCTGGGGCCAGACATCCATTTGAAACTTATTTTTACTTAAATAAGAGTAAAGAACTGCCAAATGGCCTGTATTATTATAATCCACTTGAACATGAAATTTTTCTAATAAATCATCAGAATTTAACAGAAGAATTAATCGAAGGTGCCATCGGTCAGAAATTTATAAAAGGAGCAGCTGCCATTTTCTGCTGGGTTGCTAATTATTATCGAACTGCCTGGAGATATAGTGAAAGATCATTTAGATATATCCATCTAGATGGTGGTCACATCTGCCAGAATTTATATCTAATAGCAGAAGCTTTAAATTACGGGGTCTGTGCAATAGCTGCTTATGATGATAAAAAGATGAATAAACTTCTAAATCTTAATTCTGATGACCGATTTATAGCCTATATGGCCAGTTTAGGTGGACAAAAAAATTAA
- a CDS encoding OmpH family outer membrane protein, with translation MLNKNKVLPLVLGLALVFLLSSPMAAMNAAVIEMETVTQEHPAAADLEAELQAEIMAVQEEFQEQAQDLDPEQDAEQMQQLQQQMQQEAQMIQQQLSDDLMEVIEPDLDSFREDHGYDLILIDAAVVSGAEDVTEDFIEYVQ, from the coding sequence ATGTTAAATAAAAATAAAGTATTACCTTTAGTATTAGGATTAGCATTAGTATTTTTATTATCATCTCCAATGGCTGCAATGAATGCTGCAGTTATTGAGATGGAAACTGTAACGCAGGAACATCCTGCTGCTGCTGATTTAGAGGCAGAATTGCAGGCAGAAATAATGGCTGTACAGGAAGAATTTCAGGAGCAGGCACAGGATTTAGATCCTGAACAGGATGCTGAACAGATGCAACAGCTTCAACAACAGATGCAGCAGGAAGCTCAAATGATTCAACAACAATTAAGCGATGACTTAATGGAAGTTATTGAACCAGATCTTGATAGTTTTAGAGAAGATCATGGTTATGATTTGATTCTTATAGATGCAGCAGTTGTTAGTGGTGCAGAAGATGTTACTGAAGATTTTATAGAATATGTTCAATAA
- a CDS encoding GNAT family N-acetyltransferase codes for MKYYRKLVGERLYLSPINLEDIDKYTEWINDLEIAINLGNAAAVFNQEKEKEMLEKLIEEGHHFAIVSEKSDELLGNCGIFDLDKIHKTGEIGIFIGNRNFWNKGYGSEAINLLLDYGFNILNLHNISLSVYSFNKRAISCYEKLGFKVIGNRREAREIAGQKYDEIYMDILASEFEGRIFDQLKLNPEH; via the coding sequence ATGAAGTATTATCGCAAGCTGGTTGGAGAAAGGCTCTATCTTTCACCTATTAACTTAGAGGATATTGACAAGTATACTGAATGGATAAATGATCTTGAGATCGCTATAAACCTTGGAAATGCAGCAGCAGTCTTCAATCAGGAAAAAGAGAAAGAGATGTTAGAAAAACTTATAGAGGAAGGCCATCATTTTGCAATAGTTTCAGAAAAATCAGACGAACTCCTTGGAAATTGTGGCATATTTGATTTAGATAAAATTCACAAGACCGGCGAGATTGGTATCTTTATTGGAAACAGGAATTTTTGGAATAAAGGCTATGGTTCAGAAGCCATCAACCTGCTCTTAGATTATGGTTTCAATATCCTAAATCTCCATAATATTTCGCTTAGCGTCTATAGCTTTAACAAAAGAGCTATTAGCTGCTATGAAAAATTAGGTTTTAAAGTAATCGGAAATCGCCGTGAGGCAAGAGAAATAGCAGGTCAAAAATATGATGAAATCTATATGGATATCCTGGCTTCAGAATTTGAAGGCAGAATCTTTGATCAATTAAAACTCAATCCAGAGCATTAA
- a CDS encoding DUF4910 domain-containing protein has protein sequence MQKKRETLLNEFIPGRAMEILREISLFHRAKGSKDFNKAINLIEKDLAETEHLKFKTEEIYGGWQAPESFSVKDGYLRYSNNGEYITDRLDHSPVGAIFLSGSTDGIAEFEVYDAGKGESPEDYNNYKPGQAVLASGQITKVFKQAVIKRDAPCIISSYMRMHNQKISRTPEEMPDAVNYTSFPSNQEKSAVGFTVSWREYNRLKNKIKDGTTKVEAYLKADQQTDNLEVLTARAGQKNPNKKPILLTAHLCHPKPGANDNASGAALLAELTRVFQRINPDREIYSLWIPEMFGTAALLDQGWFDKDFELAINLDMVGADQSNTGSTMNIFSTPWSVPSFISELMAERLASSEFRWQQNSYAGGTDHFILANPQVGIPAISLTQQPDRYYHTDQDTADKCSTKTLGWAGRAVINLIHDLIEPEQKTISATAGRILNNYYRDLGKAENELTRNYLNYLTSQKLTQLKAYGEIGSAEDWFKSQAENFQLPEYRNDFRKISGPIANSHLDIDDQIKLINLRDKFDNWGVFQDELINFLELGFSQEQAILLATEEFNLSEDIKPEAIKFLKKAINSNLIKDIN, from the coding sequence TTGCAAAAAAAGAGAGAAACCTTATTAAATGAATTTATTCCTGGTCGAGCTATGGAAATATTAAGAGAGATCTCCCTTTTCCACCGGGCAAAGGGCAGCAAAGATTTCAACAAAGCTATCAACTTAATAGAAAAAGATTTAGCTGAGACAGAGCATCTCAAATTTAAAACAGAAGAAATCTATGGTGGCTGGCAGGCCCCAGAATCTTTCTCAGTTAAAGATGGGTACTTAAGATACAGCAATAATGGCGAATATATAACAGACAGATTAGACCATTCTCCAGTAGGAGCCATCTTCTTATCAGGTTCAACTGATGGCATAGCAGAATTTGAAGTCTATGATGCAGGCAAGGGCGAATCACCTGAAGACTACAACAATTACAAACCAGGCCAGGCAGTCCTGGCCTCCGGTCAGATCACAAAAGTATTCAAACAGGCCGTCATAAAAAGAGATGCCCCCTGTATTATCTCTTCCTATATGAGAATGCATAATCAAAAAATATCCAGAACTCCAGAGGAAATGCCTGATGCCGTAAATTATACATCCTTTCCGTCAAACCAGGAAAAATCAGCAGTCGGTTTCACAGTCAGCTGGAGAGAATATAATAGACTAAAGAATAAAATCAAAGATGGAACAACAAAGGTCGAAGCATATCTTAAAGCTGACCAGCAAACAGATAATCTCGAGGTCCTAACAGCCAGGGCAGGTCAGAAAAATCCTAATAAAAAACCAATCCTATTAACTGCCCATCTCTGCCATCCTAAGCCAGGTGCCAATGATAATGCTAGCGGTGCCGCCCTTTTAGCAGAACTAACCAGAGTTTTCCAAAGAATTAATCCAGATAGAGAAATTTACAGCCTCTGGATTCCAGAAATGTTTGGCACAGCAGCTCTGCTGGATCAGGGCTGGTTCGATAAGGATTTTGAACTGGCAATAAACCTTGATATGGTTGGAGCCGATCAGTCAAATACTGGCTCCACAATGAATATCTTTAGCACACCCTGGTCAGTTCCATCATTTATCAGTGAATTAATGGCAGAGAGATTAGCCAGCTCAGAGTTCCGCTGGCAGCAAAACTCATATGCAGGAGGCACAGATCATTTCATTCTGGCCAATCCCCAGGTAGGAATCCCTGCTATCTCTTTAACCCAGCAACCAGACCGATATTACCATACCGATCAGGATACAGCTGATAAATGCTCAACTAAAACCCTGGGCTGGGCAGGCAGAGCCGTTATTAACCTAATCCATGACCTGATAGAACCTGAGCAGAAAACTATCTCAGCAACTGCTGGCAGAATCTTAAATAATTATTATCGAGATTTAGGCAAGGCCGAAAATGAACTTACCAGAAACTATTTAAATTATCTCACCTCCCAAAAATTAACCCAATTAAAGGCATATGGTGAGATTGGCTCAGCAGAAGACTGGTTCAAAAGCCAGGCTGAAAATTTCCAGCTTCCTGAGTATAGAAATGATTTCAGAAAAATCTCAGGACCGATTGCCAATAGCCATCTTGATATTGATGATCAAATCAAATTAATTAACCTCAGAGATAAATTCGATAACTGGGGTGTCTTCCAGGACGAGCTAATCAACTTCCTGGAACTAGGTTTTAGTCAGGAACAGGCTATCCTGCTAGCAACAGAAGAGTTTAACCTATCAGAGGATATTAAGCCAGAAGCTATTAAATTCCTAAAGAAAGCTATCAACAGTAACTTAATCAAAGATATAAATTAA
- a CDS encoding cold-shock protein, with amino-acid sequence MIYTGTVKWFNDQKGFGFIEREGDDDVFVHYSAIQDEGFKSLEEGQEVEFEVVEADRGPQAENVVVI; translated from the coding sequence ATGATTTACACAGGTACAGTAAAATGGTTTAATGATCAAAAAGGTTTTGGCTTTATTGAAAGAGAAGGCGACGATGATGTATTCGTTCATTATTCAGCTATTCAAGATGAAGGTTTCAAATCTTTAGAAGAAGGTCAAGAAGTTGAATTTGAAGTCGTTGAAGCAGACCGCGGTCCACAGGCCGAAAACGTTGTTGTAATATAA
- the serS gene encoding serine--tRNA ligase → MLDLKFIRENPDLVKESLTKRGLNSELVDEFLEYDNKRRDILYEVEQLRHKRNVASEKIGQLKRAGEDVQPMITEMKDVSDRIKSFENELDDVEKNVNSIRLEIPNIPHEDVPVGDDEEDNELIRKWGEPRNFDFDFKPHWELGENLDILDFERGTKVTGSRFTFLKGAGARLERALINFMLDYHRENHNYEEIFPPFIANNDSMTGTGQLPKFAADMFKLEDEEYYLIPTAEVPITNLYREEILDIDDLPIYHSAYSACFRAEAGAHGRDTRGIIRQHQFNKVEMVKFVTPETSYDELEKITNDAEDILQALELPYRVVRLCSGDLGFSAAMTYDLEVWIPAYDTYREISSCSNFEDYQARRAGLRYRPDPDSQTRYLHTLNGSGLAIGRTVAAILENYQNEDGTVSIPEVLKPYLGGMDKIEPK, encoded by the coding sequence ATGTTAGATTTAAAGTTTATTAGAGAAAACCCGGATTTAGTAAAAGAATCCCTGACTAAACGAGGGCTTAATTCTGAATTAGTTGATGAATTTTTAGAATACGATAATAAAAGAAGAGATATCCTCTATGAAGTTGAACAGTTAAGGCATAAAAGAAATGTTGCCTCAGAAAAAATTGGTCAGTTAAAACGAGCTGGCGAAGATGTTCAACCAATGATCACTGAAATGAAGGATGTCTCTGATCGAATTAAAAGCTTTGAAAATGAACTTGATGATGTTGAAAAAAATGTTAACTCTATCCGCCTTGAAATCCCAAATATTCCCCATGAAGATGTTCCAGTTGGCGATGATGAAGAAGATAATGAACTAATTAGAAAATGGGGTGAGCCAAGAAATTTTGATTTTGACTTTAAACCTCACTGGGAATTAGGCGAAAACCTTGATATTTTAGATTTTGAAAGAGGAACAAAAGTAACTGGATCCCGGTTTACATTTTTAAAGGGAGCCGGTGCCCGCCTGGAACGTGCCCTGATCAATTTCATGTTAGATTATCACAGAGAAAATCATAATTATGAAGAAATATTTCCACCATTTATCGCCAATAATGATAGCATGACCGGCACAGGTCAGCTGCCAAAATTTGCTGCAGATATGTTTAAACTTGAAGATGAAGAATATTATCTTATTCCTACAGCAGAAGTTCCCATTACAAACCTTTATAGGGAAGAAATATTGGATATAGATGATCTCCCAATATACCATTCTGCCTATAGTGCCTGTTTTAGAGCAGAAGCTGGAGCCCATGGTCGCGACACAAGAGGAATCATCAGACAGCATCAATTTAATAAAGTTGAAATGGTTAAATTCGTTACACCAGAAACTTCCTATGATGAATTAGAAAAAATAACTAATGATGCCGAAGACATTCTTCAGGCGCTTGAGCTCCCATATAGAGTTGTTAGATTATGTAGTGGAGATCTCGGTTTCTCCGCTGCTATGACCTATGATTTAGAAGTTTGGATTCCAGCATATGATACCTATAGAGAAATTTCATCCTGTTCTAACTTTGAAGATTATCAGGCTAGAAGAGCAGGGCTCCGCTATCGCCCAGACCCGGACTCACAGACAAGATATCTCCATACATTAAATGGATCTGGCCTGGCGATCGGTAGAACCGTTGCTGCCATTCTTGAAAATTATCAGAATGAAGACGGTACTGTTTCAATCCCAGAAGTATTAAAACCTTATCTTGGCGGAATGGATAAAATAGAACCTAAATAA
- a CDS encoding GNAT family N-acetyltransferase: MYKDNLTIRRMRPGEEKKVRAITRESFPLTAWLFFSHKPATLVALKDNQIVAGVVYGQFSYSKEINAGTIYWLFTAPDHQGEGIGKKLIEKAIFKLETGGCQEIFACIEGYNSSSFKIFNSQGFSKLRLFDQINKFGFKTFYIWYQTHHLFDLGHDLWYLELKEHENKVENGLKTDKNKSMNIKTWIFNVTISSLIMFIALLRTDLIDIDIIDIFSVFLAIGITFGIRDLAGIIAGKGSGLNLEYDIWESGHIISIIMAIFAGGYIPVPGTYYPKDNNWSYQNKLPELANQSLASAGALVVLGWILNFDFINGGKFIEILLVAVTNMAIFDIALPFFPFVSYNGRRIWDYNKIIWLVLFITLLGFIIF; the protein is encoded by the coding sequence ATGTATAAAGATAATTTAACTATTAGAAGAATGAGACCAGGTGAGGAAAAAAAAGTCAGGGCAATTACCAGAGAATCATTTCCGTTGACAGCCTGGTTATTTTTTAGTCATAAACCAGCAACTTTAGTAGCGCTTAAGGATAATCAGATTGTGGCCGGAGTAGTTTATGGTCAGTTTTCTTATTCTAAAGAGATTAATGCAGGTACTATTTATTGGTTATTTACAGCTCCTGACCATCAGGGAGAAGGAATTGGAAAGAAGCTTATCGAAAAGGCTATTTTTAAATTGGAAACTGGAGGCTGTCAGGAGATTTTTGCCTGTATTGAAGGATATAATAGTTCATCATTTAAAATTTTTAATAGTCAGGGTTTCTCTAAGTTAAGGCTTTTTGATCAGATTAATAAGTTTGGCTTTAAAACTTTTTATATCTGGTATCAGACACATCACCTTTTTGATCTAGGCCATGATCTCTGGTATCTAGAGTTAAAAGAGCATGAAAATAAAGTGGAAAATGGATTAAAAACAGATAAAAATAAATCGATGAATATTAAAACATGGATTTTTAATGTAACTATTAGCTCATTAATTATGTTTATTGCTTTATTAAGAACTGATTTAATAGATATTGATATTATAGATATTTTTTCAGTTTTTCTGGCAATTGGAATTACTTTTGGGATAAGAGACCTGGCCGGGATAATTGCTGGTAAAGGATCAGGTTTAAATTTAGAATATGATATCTGGGAAAGTGGGCATATAATCTCAATTATTATGGCCATATTTGCAGGGGGGTATATTCCAGTACCTGGAACTTATTATCCAAAAGATAATAATTGGTCTTATCAAAATAAATTGCCTGAGCTTGCTAACCAGTCTCTGGCTAGTGCTGGTGCATTAGTTGTTTTAGGCTGGATTTTAAATTTTGATTTTATAAATGGCGGTAAATTTATTGAGATTTTATTGGTGGCAGTAACAAATATGGCTATTTTTGATATCGCTTTACCATTTTTCCCTTTTGTAAGTTATAATGGCAGAAGGATCTGGGATTATAATAAGATTATCTGGCTTGTTCTATTTATTACTCTGCTAGGTTTTATTATATTTTAA
- a CDS encoding methyl-accepting chemotaxis protein encodes MFDRKFLLPILMILLLIAGPVFAYQISDLVNLSLLHIVIVLNVITGLLFIGIYQAKGRKDLSKFNQIMDLINQGDYRQKIELDKSNNFYPVATKINQLLNNIRELCSKTIETTAHTESRAKDLEEEVQTVSEMSAEITEAIDNVAQASEDQANKIEDISSTFNKINNYIINTNEKTEEIVTTSKESSEIAEKGSEMLTELSERSIKNNQAIKSTLNDLENLNEIFEEAKNIVEIITNIASETNLLALNASIEAARAGERGKSFEVVASQVRELAQEVDQSAGNISELLISVDSKLDLVHDQMENNAEIMEKQNDQTEQINSMLVNMKSIVKDNYQELEDLNSQTEMLSKSMKEAEESLEFITASSEENTATSQEVSSSVEKLNNLYEKINQMTVQLYDEASEAEMRLASKILDRTMLNLCYQLREISEVNDLNNKKLEEFIRDNNIDIASIIDKGGEFELSTSPDIIGVNIFEINEWIKNLDLDDSDDSLITPIHRRIEDDKLFKFATIPANDGSSMIQVGMALDSLNNI; translated from the coding sequence TTGTTTGATAGAAAATTTTTATTACCAATATTGATGATCTTATTATTAATTGCTGGTCCAGTTTTTGCTTATCAAATCAGTGATTTAGTTAATTTATCTTTGTTACATATTGTAATTGTTCTTAATGTAATTACTGGTTTGCTTTTTATAGGTATTTATCAGGCAAAGGGGAGAAAAGATCTATCAAAGTTTAATCAAATAATGGATTTAATTAATCAGGGGGATTATCGCCAGAAGATTGAACTTGATAAGTCTAATAATTTTTATCCTGTAGCAACTAAAATTAATCAATTATTAAACAATATTAGGGAATTATGTTCAAAGACTATTGAGACTACAGCCCATACAGAGAGTAGAGCTAAGGATCTTGAAGAAGAAGTTCAAACAGTAAGTGAAATGTCTGCTGAAATTACTGAAGCTATTGATAATGTTGCACAGGCCAGTGAAGATCAGGCAAATAAGATTGAAGATATTAGTAGTACATTTAATAAGATTAATAATTATATTATTAATACCAATGAAAAGACTGAAGAAATAGTTACAACTTCAAAAGAAAGTTCCGAGATTGCAGAAAAAGGTAGTGAAATGTTAACTGAACTTTCTGAGCGTTCTATCAAAAATAATCAGGCAATTAAGTCGACATTAAATGATTTAGAAAATCTAAATGAAATTTTTGAAGAGGCAAAAAATATCGTTGAAATTATTACTAATATAGCCAGTGAAACAAATCTTTTGGCTTTGAATGCTTCGATAGAAGCGGCCAGGGCCGGGGAGAGGGGTAAGAGTTTTGAAGTTGTTGCAAGTCAGGTTAGAGAGCTGGCGCAAGAAGTTGATCAATCTGCAGGAAATATAAGTGAACTTTTAATAAGTGTTGATAGTAAGTTAGACTTAGTTCATGATCAGATGGAAAATAATGCTGAAATAATGGAAAAGCAAAATGATCAGACAGAGCAAATTAATTCAATGCTTGTTAATATGAAATCGATAGTAAAGGATAATTATCAGGAGTTAGAGGATTTAAATAGTCAGACTGAAATGCTTTCAAAGTCAATGAAAGAAGCTGAAGAGTCACTGGAATTTATAACAGCAAGCTCTGAGGAAAATACTGCTACCAGTCAGGAAGTTTCTTCTTCAGTTGAGAAGTTAAATAATTTATATGAGAAGATTAATCAGATGACGGTTCAGTTATATGATGAAGCTTCTGAAGCTGAGATGAGACTTGCTTCAAAAATTTTAGATAGGACTATGCTTAATTTATGTTATCAATTAAGAGAAATAAGTGAAGTCAATGATTTAAATAATAAAAAGTTAGAGGAATTCATAAGAGATAATAATATTGATATCGCCTCGATTATTGATAAAGGTGGAGAGTTTGAATTGAGTACCAGTCCGGATATTATCGGGGTGAATATTTTTGAAATTAATGAGTGGATTAAGAATCTGGACTTAGATGATTCTGATGATAGTTTAATTACTCCAATTCATAGAAGAATAGAAGATGATAAGCTGTTTAAGTTTGCAACTATTCCTGCGAATGATGGAAGTAGTATGATCCAGGTTGGAATGGCATTAGATTCTCTTAATAATATATAA